Below is a genomic region from Mesorhizobium sp. NZP2298.
GAACACCGATCACCGCGGCTTCCCGGACCCCTGGAATATCCATGAGCACGTTCTCGACCTCCTTCGGCGCCACCTTCTCGCCCCGCGATTTGATGATCTCGTCACCACGGCCGACGAAGTAGAGATAACCCTCCGCGTCCATCCGGCAGTAGTCGCCGGTGTACAAGACCTGCTCGCCCGGCAGCGGGCCGGGCTTGAGCTTCCTGGCCGTCGCCTCGGGCTTGCCCCAATATCCCTTCATCACCGTTGCGCCGCGAATGACGAGCTGGCCGACGACGCCGGGGCCGACCCGCCTGTCATGTTCGTCGACAATCCACATCTCCGTGTTCGGGATCGCGATCCCGACGCTCAACGGCTTTCGCTCGAGGTCCTCTGGCGGCAGATAGGTGCAACGCTTGCATTCGGTGAGGCCGTACATCGAATAGATGCGTGCACTCGAAAACAGCTCGCGAAGCATGAGAATATGCTTGAGCGGCAAGGCGGCCGCGGTGTTGGTGACGTAGCGAATGCGTGAGAAATCCTGGTCCTTGAGGGACTTGAGCTCGGAGAGCGCCGCAAAGATGGTCGGCACGCCGGGAAAGCCCGTAACCCCCTCTTGCCTGATCAGTTCAAGGACCTGCGCCGGGAAGGCGAACGAGCGCTCGAGCACCAGCCGGGCGCCGGTGCGGAAGGCCATGATCATCTGGTACAGGCCGTAGTCGAAAGCCAGGGGCAGGACGTTGAGGATCACCTCGTCCTCGCCAAGCTCAAGGTACGAGGCGATCGACGTGCAGGCGGTCATCATGTTTCTGTGCGTCAGCATCACGCCCTTGGGTTCACCCGTCGAACCGGAGGTGTAGATGATGGCGGCGAGATCGACATCGATGCAGCGCCGCGCCGGCGGTGCGCGGCCGTCGGCGGCGGCCGCGGTGTCCCAGCGCACGGCATGCGGCAATCGGGAGAGCTCGACGTCGTCGATCGACCCGGAAACGATCATGCGCAGAAGCGACGGGCAGCCGCGCGCCGGCTCGCGGAAGATCGCGTGCAGATGCCCGTCCGTGATCAGCGCCGTCGGCTTGCAGTCGTTGAGCAGGTAATCGAGCTTGTCGCTCTTGGTGAGCGGGTTGACGACGCATACCACCGCGTTCGCCTTGAGCACCGCCCAGAAGCTCACCACCGTCTCGACGGTGTTGTCGGCGAAGATCATCACGCGGTCGCCGCGCGCGACCCCTGACGCGGCCAGATCCCGGGCGATCGCATTGGCGCGCGTCTCAAGCTCGCCATAGGTGACACGTTGCTTGTTGCACACCAGCGCAACCTTGCCGCCGAGCCGGCTGGCGGAGTGGGCGAGGTAGTCATGCAGCAGTGGTACGGCATCATGCAACATGCAAGCATTCTTCCCGATGTTCGCGGTCGACGTCGACGCTGAGCGCATATTCGCGAGTTGCACTGGGACAGCTCGCGACAAACCGCCGATGAAGGAGTTGGGTCGACAGCACGCCGACCAGCGCCATGTTGTCGGCATTGGACAGATCGCCGTCGCCGGTCCTGGCCTGGCACTTGCCGAGCAGGCGCGTGACCGCCTTCGGATCGAAGATATTGGCCTCGCGCAGCGCCGTCTCCGAAAGCGCCTCGCGAACGTATTCCGGTGCGTCGTCGGCGACGAAGCAAAGCGCGTTGGGCGCGCGGAATGGCTGCTTCTTGCGGGTGACGATCTCGGAGGGCACGATCGGTTCCGCGACGCGTTTCAGCACGTGCTTCTCGTCGAGGACGCGCAGCTTGTAGGCCGCCGGAAGCGAATTCGCCAGGCTCACAAGTTCATCGTCCAGGAAGGGGAAACGCCCCTCGACGGAGTGGGCCATCAGCATCCTGTCGCCTTGCGAGGAGAGCAGATAGCCCGACATCAGCGTCTGGACCTCGAGATACTGGTCCTGCGCGAGCGGGCTCCAGCGCGGGAACTCCGCGGGTAGCCGGGCGAGCAACTCGGACACGGCGTCGCGGCGCTCGGTCTCGGCGCGCATGTCGGCGGAAAACAGGCGCTTGATGGCGCTGGTGGTGTGCCAGCGTGTGTCATGGGCAAAGCCCGGCGCGTCATAGGCCTGGATGTTGCGCCCGAAGAACTGGCGCGCCATCGCCTGCTGTTGCACCGGCGAGCGGGTGAGGTAGGGGTAAAGGCGTTCCAGGAGCCGCGAGCGCCGTGTCGATGCCGGCTGGCGGCCCCAGAACCGGCGGACCTTGCCTTCGCGGAACAGGTCATAGCCGGCGAACATCTCGTCAGCCCCTTCGCCGGTCAGCACGACCTTGATGCCACGCTCGCGCACCAGCCGCGAGAGCAGGAACAGCGGCGCCGGGGCGGTCCGCAGTATCGGGCGCTCGGTGTGGCGGATCACCTCCGGAAAGATGGCGGCGATATCGCTACGCGAAACCACCACTTCATGGTGCTCGCTGCCGGTTGCCTCGGCAACCAGGCGCTGGAAGCGGGTCTCGTCATATTCGGCGTCGGCGAAACGCAGGGAGAAGGTCTGGAAGCGTTCGCCGGCGAAGCGCCTTCCCAGCGCAGCCACGAGCGAACTGTCCAGTCCACCGGAGAGGTAGCACCCGACAGGCACGTCGGCGCGCACCATCCTGAGCGCCGTCGCGGCCACAAGGGCGTCACGCACGCGGTCCACCGCGTCATCGCAAGACCCGGTGAACCCGCCCTGCCGCGATCCGGAAATCTCGGGGTAGGAGGGCCGCCAAAAGGCCCGCTCGCGAACGGTGCCGTCCTGGTAGGTGCGGACATGCCCCGGCTCGAGTTCATGGATTCCCTGGAATACCCCTTGCGGCGGAACAACCGTCCAGAGCGTGAAAGTCTGATCGATGCCGGCCGGATCAAAGGCGCGAGGGACGGTTCGATCGGCCGCGAAGATGGCCTTCACCTCGCTGGCGAAATAAAGGCGGCCCGCGTGCTCGCACAAATGCAGGGGGCAAATGCCGAACCGGTCGCGCGACAATACGAGACGACCCGCCATCGGGTCCCAGATTGCGATTGCCCATTGGCCGTTCATCCGCTCGAAGGCTGCTTCGCCCCACGCACGATAGGCATGGAGCGCGACCTCGGTGTCGCCGCGGGTCCGGAAGCGGTGGCCGAGCGCGATCAGCTTTTCCCGCAGCTCGACGTAGTTGAATATCTCGCCGTTGAACACGATCCAGGTCGTGCCGCCTGTGTCCGCGAGCGGCTGCTGGCCGTTGGAAAGATCGACGACGGAAAGCCGCGCATGCGCCAGCCCCGCGCGTCTGTCCCGGTAAAGGCCGTGCTCGTCCGGGCCGCGATGCGCCAGCGCGCCCACCATCCGCATCAGCGCCTCACGCGAAGGAGAAGCCGCCGCCGCGTTCAGCGCCACTATTCCAGCGATGCCGCACATCCCCGGTCAATCCTCGTCAATTCCGGCGGACAGCAAGGGCCGCGCGTGAAGATAGTGGGCGGCCCGCCGTTTCGCGTCGATGTCCTTGAAGACTTTCTGGAGCTGGGGCTCGGTGAGGCCGGCCGCCGCCGCGACCTCATCGCCGGCGATCTCGTGGTTCAGGCCATAGAGGCATAGATCCATCAGGTGATAGGGTAGCGCGAAATAGAATTCCTCCTGGCTTTGCGCCATGGAGAAGGTGTCGGTGGTGGGCGCCCGCCGCTGGATTTCCTCGTCCACCCCGAGATATTCCGCGAGTTGATAAACCTGGGTCTTGTAAAGGTGGACGATCGGCATCACGTCGGCGGTTCCGTCACCCTGCTTGACGAAAAAGCCCTGGTCGTACTCAAGGCGGTTTGGTGTCCCGGCAACCGCGTATTTGAGGCGGTCGGCGTGGTAGTATTCCGTCATCTTGCGCAGGCGCTGCTTGTAGTTGGTCGCGGCGACGATCTGCAGGTAGGCGGCAGGCGACAGGCGCACCGTGTCGACCTTGCCCTCCGGATCCTGGACCGTGAGCCGGGTGATGTTGAGGCCGTTGCTCTCCAGCACCGATGCGAGCACCAGCTTGCATTTCCAGCCCTCCCCATAGTCGGGAACGACGGTCCGGATCGCCTCGATCTGCCGGCTGTAGGCGCCAGTGGCCTCCAGTGCCGGTGCTATGTCCTCCACGACGTTTTCAATGCCAAGCTGTGCCGCGACACGGCGGCCAAGTCTCAGCGAGTCGCCGGAGGAATCCCGCTCCGGCATGAACAGTCCCAGGACCCTGTCCTTGCCGAACGCGTGCGTGCACAAGGTCGCGACGACGGAGCTGTCGATGCCGCCGGAAAGGCCGACAACCACGCCGCGACGATGGAGTGTGCCAAGGACCTGCGTGCGCAAGGTGTCAACGATGCGATCGATCTCCGCACGAGCATCGAGCAGCAGCGCGTCCTTGCTGAAGTGTGAGATCACGTCGATGACAAATCCTCCCTTTTGCGAGACTCGGCCGGGGAGTAGGTCTGCACAACCGCCCTCTCGATGAGGGGACGGTTGGTGGCAAGATGAGGCTCCACGACAAGGTCGATGTGGTTGCCGTTGATCGGAACCACGTCCAGCCGTGCCAAGGCGCTATCCCAGCCCAAGGCCCGAGGCATTCCCTCCCGGCGGCATCGAAACAAGGTGCCGGCGATCGGCAGGGCCGGTTTCGGTGCGTCCAGCCACTGGAAGAAAGACCGCGCCCGCAAGACCTCCTGCAGTTCCAGTTTGGTTCTGAAGCTCGTCGGGTTGAACTCTCCCTTGGCGGAGCGGTCGAGAAACCTGGCGAGATACGCCTCGCAGCCCATTGCAACGGTGATCTTCGCAAGGGCCCGGCAGGCCATCCGGTGGGCGGATATGCGATTTGTCCGAATGCGATGGAATGTTCGGGTCAGCGTCGCCCACGAGTCGCTCGGCTCGTTCAGAAGGCTCGTGTCGAGGATACCCAGAAACCTGACCGGTCGACCGGCGGCCAGCAGCCGTGCGGCAACCTCGAACGCAACCGCGCCCCCAAGCGAATGGCCGAGAAGCCGCACGGGGCCGGCAGGCTGGGCGCGGCCTATCTGTTCGAGTGCGGCGGCAGCCATGGCGGAGAGAGAGTTATGTCCGTCCAATATCGCGGCGAGGCCGGGGTACCTGATGGGATTGACCCGGGCGACTTTGCCCATGGCGGCCGCGAAGGCGGCCAGGCTCGGACCATAGCCGACGGATCCAGGAAACAGGAAAAGAACCGGGGGGTGATGCTTCTTCTCGCGCCGTTCGCCTGCCTGTGCGGACGCGACCGCCTCAACCATCTCGTTGAAGCTCATTCCGACGGTGAAGGCCTCAAGGCCCAGTTCCTGCCCGATGGCGCTTTCGATCGCCATGACGCAATGCAGCAGCTGCAGCGAATCTCCTCCCGCCTCGTCCCAGTTTCCCGCCGCAACGCCCGTGTTGAGAACCTGCATCCAAGCGTGCTGCACGATTTGCCTGGTGTTCAGTTCGCCTCCGGCGGGCGGCGGTCGGGCAGCGGGCGGTCGGGCGGCTGGCGCCGTCTTTCTGTCCGAGCGATCCATTTGGGTGAGGCTTGCCAGGTCGACCTTTCCGCCCAGCAGGCGCGGGATGGCGGCGATGGTGTGCAACCTCGAGGGACGCAGTGGCGCCGGCAATGTCGTTCTGACGAGCTGGCGAAGCTCCTCCGCGAAAGCAGCCCCGGCCAAGTGTTTGGGAACCGCGAACGCGATGAGTTCTTTCTCCGGCGTCACGATTGCCACCGCATCCGCCACCGAAGGCGCGCCACGCAGGACCCGTTCGAGTTCGGCGGGTTCGACGCGTCGACCATTGATCTTGATCTGGCGCCCCTTGCGGCCGACGACCCACAACAGCCCATCATCGTCCAGCCGAACGAGGTCGCCCGTCGCGAAAACCCGAACACCGGGATCGTCCGGATCCGGCCGCGCGGGAACGACGACGCCGTTCTCCCAGTGGCCAAGCAACACATAGGGGCTCTTGATCAGAAGCTCTCCACTCTCGCCTGTCCCGACACCGCGGTCCGCTTCGTCGACAATGGCGAATGCCATCCCGGGAAGCAGCCTGCCAACGGGGACCGACGTGTCTTGCTCCGGCCAGTCCGCCGGCAAGAACCATTGCGAACCGGTGGTCTCGGTCGACGAGTAGCCGATCTGGATCAGGCACTGGTCCGAAACGGCCTTGCGCAGCAACCCGATGTCCGTCCACGACACCTTCTCCCCGCCGATCCGGGCCACTCTGAGTGAGTGGAAGGCGTCGGCGGGGGCCTCGGTCAGGAGCGCCCGAAGCAGCGCCGGCACCAGGTAGGCGACCGTCACGCCTTCGGTTTGCAACCGGGCGCGCACCGCGCGCAGGCCCACCGCCTCCACCTCGAGAAGATGCAACGCGGCGCCCGTCAGCAGCGCGGCCAGAATCTCCCGGCAACCGGCAATCGTGGCCGGCCCGGTCAGCGGCAGGAACACGTCATCCGCGTTTATATGGCACGCGTCGACATATTGCAGGACCCGCCAGAGCAGGCTGCGTTGGCTGTTGACGATCCCCTTGGGACGCCCGGTGCTACCTGAGGTGTAAAGCACCATTGCGGGCGCATCGACGGAAACGGGCGGCGGTTGTGGTGATGCCCGCTGAGCGTCCGGCGCGACGCCGGCGGCAATATCGATCCACAGCACGTCCTGCGCCAGATCGACGGGGCGGCCATTTCCAGAGCCTATGATGGCGCCAAGCCGCGCGGCATTCACAATCTCGATGATCCGAGAGCCGGGATCTCTCATGTTGAGCGGGACCGAAGGCCGTCCGGCCGCCATGCTCGCCAGCATTGCCACCGGGTACCAGACCGAGTTGGCCTGAAGGATCCCGACCGCCTGTCCTTCGGGGACGACGGCAGCAAGACGGCGGGACAGTGTCTCGACAGCCCGGAAAAGCTGGGAGTAAGTCAGGCGGTCGGCACCGTCGCTGATCGCGAGCTTGTCCGGATATTGCCTTGCGACATTTGCGAGGTGATCGAAGATGGGACTGTCCGCAAAATCGGCGCCCATCCGCTGATAGTGGCGCCAGACAGGCCCACCCTCGTCAAGAGCATATTCGGGCACGTCAGACCATCCGCGGGGTGTCGGTGGTCGACAATCCTCCCGTAGATCCTGATCCACTGCTTCCGATTGCAAATACGCTGGAGACATTCAGAGCCCCACCAAGCTGAATGTCGACCATCGCTCGCCACCGGAATCTTTTCATCAATCATTCGGATGATGCCTCGATCTTGACCGGACAGCTTCTTCCCGATCGGCCTTCGCCGGAAGTACTCTAATGCCCTCCGGCAACAGCCGGGTCCGCCCCAAGGTCCCCGGCGGCGAGACGTTTGCCCAGGACCAATGCCGCCTGTCTCCGGGGGCAGGAACCCATGAGCCCTCCCGGGAGTCCACGGGTCTGAACAGTCATTCAAATGAATGTTGGTGGGGTTTGTAATCTGGCTAAGGTTCGAGTCGCAGGTGAGTGACTGCCTGCTTGGAGACGCTGGGCATTTCGGCATGATCATCGAGTTGTTTGGGCCGCCTGGTGCAGGCAAGACCACACTTCTTCGCGGCCTCTGCCAGGGGATGGCGAAGCAAGGCATCAACGTCAAGACAGTGAACGGCTATCGCCTGATTGAATACGGGTCGGCCCAGGATGACGGCCCGGAGGTACGCCATGGCATTGGGCGTATCGGCAGAAAGATCGCCACCTCGGGTCCTGTCTTGCTATCGACCTTGCCAAGGGACGGGGTAGCGGCGCGGCTTCTGGCGTCAATCCCCCTGCGGAGCCTCACATGGTCGTGGCGCATGAAGGTCGACATCGCCCTGCTATGCGAGTCCTGGCGCAAAGCGCAGGAATCGGAAGGTTACTTCATTTTCGAGGAAGGCCTGATCCAGGCTTTGTGTGCGCTGGTTCTGCTGGCGCGCACTCCAAGCATCGACGCGGTTCGTGACACCCTGGCGTTCCTGCCGCGACCGGATGTCCTTATCCAAATCGATGCGCCGCAGGAAACCTTGCGCCGCCGTCTTATGGACCGCCATGCCGGGCAACCGCTGATCGAGGTCCTCCTGTTCGAACTCGGCGTGGACAGGGGCTTGAAGCAAGCCAATATATCGAGGGAGGTGGGCGAATGCTTGCGCCAGGACGGATGGCCCTTGATAAAAGTCAACGGCGCCGACCCTCACGATTTCGACAGGATCATCAAGCGAATCCTGGGAGAGCATGTCAATGAGACCGCCGTGGCGTGACCAGGACGATAAAGCCAAATCACCGGATAGCAGCATTTCAGGATTTGAATAGTCGCATGGTTCGAGCCCCCGGAGCGATCTGGCGGGGCTGTATCTCGTACCGATTTTACCGGCGGCGACAGTCTCCGCGCATGGCCGGACGGACTCCCGACCGGACTGCGCAGGCCGCTCGGGCGCCTCAGGCCCGATTTAGGTCGACACATGTCGGTTGTCGGCCCAAGCACCCCGTCACAACAAGAAAGTTCGCCTCTCGCGCAATGCCGCCGCGATGGCGGCAAGGCCGTCCCCGCTCCCTCGTCCGCCGACGTGGTTCGCATCGGCCGTGGCGCCTTCGACGGTCAGGTGACCTTGCTTAAAACCTCGTTCTTGGGCTGAATGCCTGGATATTCGCCACGTTGCCGAAACAAGTGAAACAGGGTTCGCCTCCGCGCTTCGGCCTGCCGGGCGCGACAGTCATCGAAGGAGAGCATTGTGATGAACGAAGCCAGTCCAAGGCCTCTCGCGGAAATCGCCAGCTATCACGCCCACATCTACTATGACGGAGAGACCGAGCGGCAACGCGCCGAATGGCTGCGTCTTCGCATCGGCGAGCGTTTTCGCGTACGCCTGGGCAATTGGCACGACGGGAAAGTCGGCCCGCATGACCAGGCCATGTACCAGGTCTCCTTCGCCAACGAGATTTTCGGCACGCTCGTTCCTTGGCTGATGCTGAACCATGGCGGCTTGAGCATCCTCATCCACCCGAATACGGAGAACCCCAAGCGCGACCATCTGGTCGATCCAGTCTGGATCGGCCGGCCGCTGGGGGTGCATGGCGACGTGCTTCCGGACGACCATGAGGCGGAAGAGCCGCTGGAGCCGAACACCGAGCCGTCGCTGCCGGCATAGACCGGCGTCGGTTCCACGCAGCTTCGCAGGGCTTACCAGCGATGGCCACAGGGCTTATCTGGAGGCTGTTGAAGGGCCATTCGGTGGCGACATCGACTACGCCATGCTGATCAAGCTTTACGGCGCGTCGCCTGCCGGTGCACCCGCTTTATCTCGGCGGGTAGGGCCCACCTCAGCCGGCGCGCTTCCAGCAGGCGATGAAATGGCCCGTTTCAACTTCCCGGGCGATAGGTTCGGCCTCGAGGCAGCCGACATCCGCCAGCCGCCATCATCTCGCTGGTGATGGCCACCAACCTCATCGCGCAAGGCATCGGCGTCTTCGAGAACAGCGACAAGTGAGTCGTAGAGGGTCTAGTCGAGCAGGCCCTGGATGGTGGCTGCAACCGCCGCGGCCTCATAGGGCTTGGGTAGAAAGACGCCGCCGCTCGGCATCGCGTTCCGCGCCGGCTGTTGCTTGCCCGAGGTGACGATGATCTTGACCGGGGGCCAGCGGTCGCGCACGGCGGCGGACAGACGCAGCCCGTCCATGGAACCGGGCATGTCGATGTCGGTGAACAGGATGCCGATGTCCTGATGGGTCTCCAGCAGGCTGATCGCCTGGTCCGCATTGCTGGCTTCGAGCACATCGTATCCCGCCTCGCGCAGTTCGTCGGCGATGGCGAACAGCAAAAAGGCTTCGTCTTCGACAACGAGGACGGTGACGGGGCTCTGAGTGGTCATGGCATGCCCTATGTAGTCAGTACGGTGCTGTCGGCAACTGGGGTGCCGGTGCGTTCAACACGCACTCAACGCCGTCGGGGTGGTAATCGATCCGCACGGTTCCGCCGAAGTCGGTGCCGAAGACCCGCTCGATCAGGAAGCGGCCGAAGCCGCGCCGGCTGGGCGGCGTCACCGGCGGACCGCCGCTCTCGCGCCAGCGCCAGATCAGCCTGATGTCGCTGGGCCTGTCTTGCGATGGCTGCAGCGACCATTCGATCGACACCTTGCCGCCCGGTGTCGACAATGCGCCGTATTTCAGCGCATTGGTGGCGAGCTCGTTGACGGCGAGCGCCAGCGTCAGCGCCATCTTGGGATTGATCGGCAGCGCCGGGCCGGAAATCGAAATCTGTTCGAGCGGGAAGGTGGCGACGGTGTTGTCGACCACCTCGCGGATCGAGGCACTGGTCCAGCGGGTCTTGTTCAGGATGTCATGGGCGTTGGCCAGCGCGCGCAACCGTTCGTTGAAGGTGGCGCTTGCGGTGGCGATGTCGGTGTTGCGCAGCGTCTGCGAGGCGATGGCCGCGACCATCGCCAGGATGTTCTTGATGCGATGTTCAAGCTCGTGGGTCAGCAGTTCCTGCCGCGCCTGCGCCTCGCGCCGGTCGGTGACATCCTGCATGACGCCGAACATCTTGACCGGCTTGCCGGTCTCGTCGTGGACGAAATCGATGTGACGCGACAGCCAGCGCAACTCGCCGGTGTCGGGCCGCCGGATGCGGTATTCCACCGCTGGCACGGCGGTGCCATTTTCACGCGTTTCCTGGTTGGAGCGGATATCCTTGTCGTCGGGAATGACGATGTTTTCCAGCACGCTGATGTGCACGCTGTCGCGCGGCGATAGCCCCCAGAGACCCCAAAAACCCTCGGAGCCGACCACGGTTCCGCTGGCAATGTCGAGTTCGAGTGCCGCGATGCCGGCTGCATTCTGCGACAGCTGCAAGCGACGCTCGCTCTGCAGCAGGGCCTGCGCCGCCTGCTTCTGCTCGTCGATATCGGTGTTGGTGCCGATCCAGCGCACGATGGCGCCGTCGGTATCGCGGATCGGAACGGCACGCGCGATGAACCAGCGATAGATGCCGTCATGGCGACGCAGTCGGAACTCGGTCTCGTAGAATGTGCCGGCGGCCGCCGTCTGCCGCCACTTCTCCGAGGCCGCGACGATGTCGTCGGGGTGCACGATATCGGCCCAGCCATCACCGTCAAGTTCGCCCGGCTTGGCGCCGGAATAATCGTAGACACGCGGGTTGAACCAGTCGAGCAGTCCCTCCGGCGTGGCTGTCCAGACATGGTTGGGCATCGCCTCGGCGAAGGTGCGGAACTGCGTCTCGCTCTGGCGCAGCGCCTGTTCGGCAATCAGCCGGTCGGTGACGTCGACACCTTGCACGAAGATGCCGAACACCTCGCCCGCGGGGTTGCGCACCGGCTGGTAGACAAGATCGATGAAGCGGTCTTCGATCGCCGCGCCCGGCGTGCGCTGCAACTCCGCCTTCAAGGCGTAGCCAATGAATGCCTCACCGCTGGTGAAGACCCGGTCGAGCAGTTCGAAGAAGCCCTGGCCCTCTATCTCCGGCAAGGCCTGGCGGATCGGCAGGCCGATGATGTCGCGGTGGCCGACGAGTTGCATATAGGCGGCATTGGTCAGTTCGACGACATGCTGCGGACCGGACAGCATGGCCATGAAACCCGGTGCCTGTTCGAACATCTGGCGCTGGCGGTCGCGCTCGCCGGCGCGCCAGCGCTCGGCGGCGACCTTGGCGGTCGTCTCGATGACGATGGCGATGACGCCGGCCGGCTCTCCGCTTTCGTCGAGCACTGGTGAATAGTCGAGATCAAGCCAGACCTGCTCGGGCTTGCCGGTGCGGTTCAGCGTCAGCACCTGTTCGCGATAGGCAAGCGTGCCGCCGTTGCCCAGGCACACCTTCATGATGTTGTCGTTGAAGTCGGCCACCTCGGGCCAGCCTTCGCGCACTTTCGAGCCGAGCAGTTGCGGATGGCGGCCGCCGGCGAATTCCGAATAGCCGTCATTGTAGATCATGACGCCGTCCTCGCCCCACAGCATGACGATCGGCACCTTGGAGCGCAGGATCAGCGACACCGCTGTCTTCAGGCTCTGCGGCCAGCCCCCGATCGGTCCGATCGACGTCGAGGCCCAGTCGAACGCGGCGATCAGGCGGCCAAGCTCTCCGCCGCCCGACAGGAAAGCGAGATGAGGATTGCCTACGGTCGCTGTGCTGGTTTGCGGCATGGAGTCCCGGATCGGTCAGCGTTGTTCGAGGGTCGATTGATGGCTAACGTGTCAGATTCTGTGGATCGTTCGCTTTATGCCGGCCCACACGACATCGCGGCGCGGGCGCGACCGTGGGCCATGACGGACAGCAGCTGGCGAGATGTGAACAGGCATTTCCTCCCCGATCGCCACAACCCCGGTACTGGCCCTTCGGTTCCCGGTGCTGCCGATTTTCCTTCGACAGGGTTGTCGGATCGAGGCGGGAAAGCCGGCTATTTGATCTAATTTCTTTGCAGGCGGTTAATTCGGCCATGCTGTTAATAAGTGTATTCTAATGCATGTTCACCGGAACCGCGTGGCGGTTTCGCGATAAGGACATGCGCGAAACTGATTGGTTTGGCGCGGGGTACGCAAATGACCAAGAATCTCGGCAATGCACGCTATGTGCCGCCCAAGGACACAAAAGCGTCCTTCTTCAGCAAGGCCGCGCCGGCGCTGTTCCCGCTGGTCGTGGCGGCGCTGGGCTACATGATCGGGCGGCAGTTCTTCGGCATATAGATTCCGGCACCTCGGCCGAGGGTGTATCAGGCGCTGATTTCGGCTGCCGTCTCCTCGGTGTTGGCGTCAGCCCGCTTGACGCGTTCGCTGGCCAGAAGCACGACCGGGCAGGCGACCGCGGCTAGTACCGCTGTCGCTGTGTCGCCGAAGAACAGCTCCTCGCCCGGCCGTTGGGTGACACCCATCACCACCATGGCGGCCCCTTTGGCCACTTCCCTGGCGATCGATCTGTCGGCCGTGGCCCGGGTGCGGATCGCGGTGTCGACGGCAACGCCGTAGCGGTCCGCGAGATCGGCGACATCCTTGAGCACGGCTTCCTCCCGGCGGTGCGAAACCGAGCCGGGCCGGTTGCCCTGCCTGGCTTGCGAGACATAGAGCACCTTGACGCGGGCCCGGTGCGGCCGCGCCAGCGCCAGCGCGAAATCGGCGGCGCGGCGTGCGACCTCGGTGCCATTGACGGGGACCAGTATCGTCGTTCCGGCGCGCAGTACGGGCATCTTTCCATTGGCTTTGGCGCCGTTCAGCACGAGGCAGAGCGGGCCGTCGAAGCCACTGCTGATGTCCTTCAGCGCGCCGCTGAAGATACCTTTGTCGCTCAGAGTGTTCTCCAGCCCAACCAGCAGAAGCCCATAGCCCTTGCGAGCTTCCGCCGCGATTGTCTCGGCGCTGGCTTCAGGCTCGGTGCGGGCTGTCAGATGGACCTTGTCGACAGGCGTGTCCTCGGCCTTGCTGACGGCCCTTGCACTCCTGGCGGCACCTTTCTTGACTTCCCTGGACGCGCGCTCCGGGCCTTTGTCGCTGACCTGCCGGGCGAGCTTGCCATCCTGGAGATGAAGCAGTGTGGTCGGCATGC
It encodes:
- a CDS encoding class I adenylate-forming enzyme family protein → MLHDAVPLLHDYLAHSASRLGGKVALVCNKQRVTYGELETRANAIARDLAASGVARGDRVMIFADNTVETVVSFWAVLKANAVVCVVNPLTKSDKLDYLLNDCKPTALITDGHLHAIFREPARGCPSLLRMIVSGSIDDVELSRLPHAVRWDTAAAADGRAPPARRCIDVDLAAIIYTSGSTGEPKGVMLTHRNMMTACTSIASYLELGEDEVILNVLPLAFDYGLYQMIMAFRTGARLVLERSFAFPAQVLELIRQEGVTGFPGVPTIFAALSELKSLKDQDFSRIRYVTNTAAALPLKHILMLRELFSSARIYSMYGLTECKRCTYLPPEDLERKPLSVGIAIPNTEMWIVDEHDRRVGPGVVGQLVIRGATVMKGYWGKPEATARKLKPGPLPGEQVLYTGDYCRMDAEGYLYFVGRGDEIIKSRGEKVAPKEVENVLMDIPGVREAAVIGVPDELLGQAVKAFVVMENGRIIGEKQLRMECQKRLENFMVPKSIVVVASLPMTDTGKLKKTALS
- the asnB gene encoding asparagine synthase (glutamine-hydrolyzing), whose protein sequence is MCGIAGIVALNAAAASPSREALMRMVGALAHRGPDEHGLYRDRRAGLAHARLSVVDLSNGQQPLADTGGTTWIVFNGEIFNYVELREKLIALGHRFRTRGDTEVALHAYRAWGEAAFERMNGQWAIAIWDPMAGRLVLSRDRFGICPLHLCEHAGRLYFASEVKAIFAADRTVPRAFDPAGIDQTFTLWTVVPPQGVFQGIHELEPGHVRTYQDGTVRERAFWRPSYPEISGSRQGGFTGSCDDAVDRVRDALVAATALRMVRADVPVGCYLSGGLDSSLVAALGRRFAGERFQTFSLRFADAEYDETRFQRLVAEATGSEHHEVVVSRSDIAAIFPEVIRHTERPILRTAPAPLFLLSRLVRERGIKVVLTGEGADEMFAGYDLFREGKVRRFWGRQPASTRRSRLLERLYPYLTRSPVQQQAMARQFFGRNIQAYDAPGFAHDTRWHTTSAIKRLFSADMRAETERRDAVSELLARLPAEFPRWSPLAQDQYLEVQTLMSGYLLSSQGDRMLMAHSVEGRFPFLDDELVSLANSLPAAYKLRVLDEKHVLKRVAEPIVPSEIVTRKKQPFRAPNALCFVADDAPEYVREALSETALREANIFDPKAVTRLLGKCQARTGDGDLSNADNMALVGVLSTQLLHRRFVASCPSATREYALSVDVDREHREECLHVA
- the nadE gene encoding NAD(+) synthase — encoded protein: MISHFSKDALLLDARAEIDRIVDTLRTQVLGTLHRRGVVVGLSGGIDSSVVATLCTHAFGKDRVLGLFMPERDSSGDSLRLGRRVAAQLGIENVVEDIAPALEATGAYSRQIEAIRTVVPDYGEGWKCKLVLASVLESNGLNITRLTVQDPEGKVDTVRLSPAAYLQIVAATNYKQRLRKMTEYYHADRLKYAVAGTPNRLEYDQGFFVKQGDGTADVMPIVHLYKTQVYQLAEYLGVDEEIQRRAPTTDTFSMAQSQEEFYFALPYHLMDLCLYGLNHEIAGDEVAAAAGLTEPQLQKVFKDIDAKRRAAHYLHARPLLSAGIDED
- a CDS encoding non-ribosomal peptide synthetase; its protein translation is MSPAYLQSEAVDQDLREDCRPPTPRGWSDVPEYALDEGGPVWRHYQRMGADFADSPIFDHLANVARQYPDKLAISDGADRLTYSQLFRAVETLSRRLAAVVPEGQAVGILQANSVWYPVAMLASMAAGRPSVPLNMRDPGSRIIEIVNAARLGAIIGSGNGRPVDLAQDVLWIDIAAGVAPDAQRASPQPPPVSVDAPAMVLYTSGSTGRPKGIVNSQRSLLWRVLQYVDACHINADDVFLPLTGPATIAGCREILAALLTGAALHLLEVEAVGLRAVRARLQTEGVTVAYLVPALLRALLTEAPADAFHSLRVARIGGEKVSWTDIGLLRKAVSDQCLIQIGYSSTETTGSQWFLPADWPEQDTSVPVGRLLPGMAFAIVDEADRGVGTGESGELLIKSPYVLLGHWENGVVVPARPDPDDPGVRVFATGDLVRLDDDGLLWVVGRKGRQIKINGRRVEPAELERVLRGAPSVADAVAIVTPEKELIAFAVPKHLAGAAFAEELRQLVRTTLPAPLRPSRLHTIAAIPRLLGGKVDLASLTQMDRSDRKTAPAARPPAARPPPAGGELNTRQIVQHAWMQVLNTGVAAGNWDEAGGDSLQLLHCVMAIESAIGQELGLEAFTVGMSFNEMVEAVASAQAGERREKKHHPPVLFLFPGSVGYGPSLAAFAAAMGKVARVNPIRYPGLAAILDGHNSLSAMAAAALEQIGRAQPAGPVRLLGHSLGGAVAFEVAARLLAAGRPVRFLGILDTSLLNEPSDSWATLTRTFHRIRTNRISAHRMACRALAKITVAMGCEAYLARFLDRSAKGEFNPTSFRTKLELQEVLRARSFFQWLDAPKPALPIAGTLFRCRREGMPRALGWDSALARLDVVPINGNHIDLVVEPHLATNRPLIERAVVQTYSPAESRKREDLSST